Within the Rosa rugosa chromosome 2, drRosRugo1.1, whole genome shotgun sequence genome, the region CACATCAGTTGCAGCAACATTTGGCTATACACCTTGGCGGCTTGGCCATCTTCAGTAAGGGGATGAACTTGCTCATCCTCTGGTAATGGTTCCTCCACATTGTCATGCTTCAAAGCATCTGGTGTGGCACCTCATATAGTCTAACTTGCAGCTTAGATGGATCTTCACCAGTACATATATTCTTATCTCTATCAATTTCATACACAAGTCTACTGGCCTGGTTCAGATTAATCTGTGATGAAAATCCTAGGGATAATTATATCCATTTCCAGCCAAAACCACATGGTTGAAGTGATCACGAGGATGCATGAACCCTTGAAGCATAACCCAACTTCATATATATCAGCACCGCCCAACAGAGCTTGTGCAAGTCCATTGTGGCGAAGACGGTGGCCTTGTCTTCATTTGCAAGTCGGCGAATGACTGGATCATATCATCAGTTTTGGTTCTTGAACTTTTCGACTCTACGCTGATTCTTTGGGGTGATTCGTTCTAACAGTTCGGTCATAGGTGTCCAGTGCACCGCAGATGAGAAGATCCTCCGGCTGACTGTGAATGAGAGCTTGGACAAGATCAAGAACAGGATCTGATCCACCATTTTCAATTGTACCATTTGAACATGGCGAGGGATGTTCACATTGGATCGGTTCATAACTTCATATTGTAAATACTAAATACCTGTCACGGCGAGCCCTCTCCTTTTCAGCCTCAATACTCCTCGTCGTGGCGGTGAGCTAGGGAGCTGCCTCTGCTGCTGGAACCTCCATTTCAGGCCGATTTGGGACGCGGTGGTGGTTTGCCTTCGACGACGCAGAAGGTGGAGTCGTCATCAGCGTTTCCAGGTAACGACGGCGTCGGAGGACCTGGCCGGGTTGCTGAAGGCCGGTGCGGGTCCAGTCGACGATCCGGGCCAGATTCTAGGAGCGGGAGAAGGAGGCGAAGGATTTGACTTCAATATTATATTATGCAGCTTTTCTTTATCTTATCAGACTCGATGTCGGTGGTCCCACTCGGAACCTCGGCTGATCGGAACAGGCTAACACTCCCGTATAACAATGCTGCTGCTTCAGCATTCTTTCCTCATTCCTAATTAGGAGATAAATATTGGTAATACTGAATCATGTAAGTGATCCAGTTCACTATTGCTTCTAAGTTAGGGTTTTCGTTATAGCTGATGGAGTTCATTGTTTGATCAGATTAAAATGAAGAACGAAATGCGGAACATTATACACATGCACAAGAAAGAAGGAGCTTACATGATCGATAAAATACTGAacaatattataaaaaaaaataataataaaacaaaaataattaggTCGAGTTCTCCAACCTAATCCTTTTGGAACTTATCCTATACATCTTTTCCATGTTCCGCAAGCAGAGAATCatgcattttatttgtttttatttcacATTTGATATTTGTCCAAATTGTTTTGTCTGTAGATTAATCAAACTAGCTACTAAGAGGACTACATAGGGAAGTGAAACTTTCATGTAGATTTGACTGCATCCTTGATTTTTATCACCAAACAGTACGAGCGAGGAACACAAAATAATTTATTCATATTCAGTGAGTGAACACTACTGCTTCTACCAGACATTCGTAGAGTACGTAAAAGCTTCCGATCAAGATGAAGGTCAATACTACAGCTTCAGATATCACCCAAGGCGGCATTTGAACTTAATTCTTTGATCATACACGCAGTTGATCATGACCAAAAGAACTTGCAAAACCTATATATGTAGCAACAATGAGTGATCATGTAATGCTCAAAATGCAATAGTACTAGATCCATTCACAAACTTTCTTAGTCTCTCAGATACCCTTGCAGCTACTGTGGTTGGTGCAGACTCGCCAATCTAATCGAtcataatgaagaaaaaaaaatgtatattaaTAGCTCGAGTTACACTGTAGAAGTTTACGAATCAAGCTACACAATTTACTAGCTTACCTTAGAATGTATTATGTGTAAAATGGCATCTTCAACAACTGAGAAACTGGCATTAACAATGTCAGCTCCCTCCTCATTAAGCACGCGAATCGACTCTCTAAACATGAATTGACAATCCAACCTAGTTATCAGAACAACATGTAGAGCTGAACCCAATTCACGAATCTCGATCTGTGGTGATTTTAACCCTCCATCAGTAAGTCCACCAACAAAGCctgcatttttatttttaatgatCTTAGCTACTCTCATTAGGCtgtctttcttctctctcattttctccAAGTTGATCTGCAACTTCTTGATGTAATTCACGGCTTTGTCTAGTTCATCCGGCAGCGATGCTACTTCCTGCAATATATCAAGGGATCTAATCAGCAAAGTAATTAAGCGCATTTAGCTTTACATTATGCACATACACACATTGCCAGATTCAGAAGGGTCAAAGTGTTCCTAAAAATGCCTTAAAGAGCTAGATTGTACGCGGGTCAAGAATAACATGAGGCATAAGAATGAGCCTCATAGCTAGTCTTACACTACATGCCCTCCGCCACATGTAGTCACTAGCTAGCTAGAATTAGttaactgagagagagagagagagagagagactgtcacgccccgaattttgaataatcaattcaaatccgaaacatgaataataacaattacaattaacgtcctgaatttttttctcacaaacaaccacacttcacacctctcaatattacaataaatcaaatcctcaagttatttattacaacacactctcaccaaatcaaattgtaaggctcaatgagcttaactcacctcactattacaaatgctgtaaaactataacaaatactctaacccgctcgatcaccgccctgattctcctgacctgcaggattacccgctacaccgtttgaatagtgtaccgggattgcaacaatacaaacccggtaagctttttgcaaagctcgtatgagtaaatgaaaggattgcacgatttaaagta harbors:
- the LOC133729598 gene encoding transcription factor bHLH162-like is translated as MMNRQYSTSRTDRKTIEKNRREQMKALFSKLKSLLPHQSSREVASLPDELDKAVNYIKKLQINLEKMREKKDSLMRVAKIIKNKNAGFVGGLTDGGLKSPQIEIRELGSALHVVLITRLDCQFMFRESIRVLNEEGADIVNASFSVVEDAILHIIHSKIGESAPTTVAARVSERLRKFVNGSSTIAF